The Triticum aestivum cultivar Chinese Spring chromosome 4B, IWGSC CS RefSeq v2.1, whole genome shotgun sequence sequence AAATTAGAATGAGTACAAGTTACGATACAACGCACAGAACGAACGCAAAACAGCGTCGGCATGGTGCCCAGCAGAGAGACAAGGGATGCTCGATCCGAATAGAGAATATAACGCAACAAAAACCTTCTAGTCCGGCCTCCAGCCATGGAAGGCGAGGAGACAGAGCTTAGGATACCCAACGGCATCACAACCAACACAAGGCACCTCCATCGCGCACACACGACTCCAACCCGACTAGATCAACGTACCCCTACCAAGAACGCCTAAAGATCGAGTGCAGGACCCGACCGAGATGGAGACGGGAGCCATGGAGGAAGCGCTGGCGAAGTCGGACAAAGCGCCCCGGTTGCCCACACCGTGAGAGGCAGGCTAAACCAACGCGACGCCAACATCTCCAAGACCACCATCGGGGGCGCCGTGAGAAAACAAGGGGACTCCTTCAAGAAGGGGAACGACACCTGACATCATCGTCGTCCGGCCGAAGAATCAGACCTGGAGTTTCCCCCGGTGCTCGAAGAGGGGCACAAACAAAGGCCATGAcaacgcctccaagaagggaacgacacCCGTGAGTGTCACCGCCGCCAACATCAGCAAGCGGAGCAGGGTTTTTTGCCCTAGCGTGAGTCTAAGCAATCCCAAAGCCACCGAAAGGAAATAAAGACGATGAAGTCAAGTCGTTGGCCAGAGCCGTCAATACAAGAAGGGGAGTTGTGTCCGCCGCCGGATAATGGCACCGAAAGTCGCTGACACACGAGCTTTGGATCTGTCAGAAGGACGAAGCATGGAGGTGGTGGGTGGGAGAGACAACAAGGCAGTGAAAGTCGACGCAAGGGATCTGACGGTGGCGGGTGACTACAAAGAGCCAAGAATCAGAGAGATGCAGATTTGAACTGTCGGGGCAGGAGCCGCTAGAGAGCCGATGAGGCAAACAAGCTGAAGGGTACGGAACTATCATATCACTAAGGCCAGAACAACGCAGACAAAGGACGCTGGAGGAGGCATGCCCAGGCCACCAGGGCTGGAGTTGCACCGACAAGTAGCCCATTTGCGAGGCCTCTCACGCCTGGCGCACCACCATGTCAACACCCTGGGGAAAGAACCATCAGAATCCCTTCAAATTCATCCTCCCATAGTTGTCACCGTAGCTCGGAGGTGGGAGGAAACGCCGGAGACGAGGAGAAACCCCTGCGGTCGAGAAGGGTCGTCGCTCCTGGAGATGATCCCGCCCCACACCATCAGGCAACCATGGCGCGCTCGCATTAACGTCACAAGGAGAAATGCCTCGCCACCACCTTCCCTAGGCGCGCACAGCCTTCGTCGTTGTTCCCTCTGGCAGCGGCAAAACGGGGGATCTGGGGTCACTGGCGGCGCGACTAGAGTTCCCCATGTCACATGTCTCTCATCGGAAATGACCTGCACCCAAAGAGTTTTAAATTTCTCTATATAAAAGAAAGATGCTGGAACTAATTCGAAGTGCTGCAAGGATGAGCTGCCATAGCAGATTGTCCGCAGCACCACTGATATCCATTACAATTCGGTAAGTtttattccctccgtcccatattaATTGAGCCTGAGCTGGATGTATCTAGACGTCAATTAATATAGGGCGGAATAAGTAATAAACAGCATAGCAAAATCGAATTTTGTTAAAACTCCAAATAAAACCTCTCCTCTACAAGGCAGAAAACCCCAAATAAAAGGAAAGGGTTGAAAACGAGACGCAGCAGGCGAGGCAAAAGGGCCATTATTCCTTGACACCCCTTGTCCTCCAAATCCCAAATCCAAACAAGAAGAAACAATACAatcctctttctctttctctttctccctGCGACGCGACGTCCTCCGCTCCCTGCCCTGTCTTCTCGCGCACACTAACCAATCCGAGCGTCCGGCGCCGCGGCTCCCAAATCGCCACGCACCGATCGGGCCCGGCGTCACTGGCGTCCCCGTGCCATTGCCCCAATCGGGAGGCATTCATCTGCGCGCCGCTGCCCTGCCCCGtctcggcggtggcggtggtggtatGATCAGTAGAGGGccacgcggcggcgacggcggcggcggagattagGGTCTTGGGAAGGGGGAGGAGGTTATGAAGGCGACTGCGCCGCCGGCGAAGAGGCGGAGGGGCCCGCGGCTGGCGGTGCTGGCGCTCGTCTTCTGCTCGCTGCTCGTACCGATCGCCTTCCTTTTCAACCGCTTCCCCGCCGGTGAGTTCTTCACGTCCCTCTTGTCCCCTACCCGGATTTCGGTAATGCGGGTGGCGCCGCGGCTTACTCGATCGGATCCGCGCCATTCCCGGCGGATCTGTTGTTTCGTTAATTGTCGTTTAGTGCTGGATTCTGGTGTTTTTGTCCTTCTTACTTGAGCCGATTTTCTGATTGGTTTGGTTGTTTGCTGCAGTGTACGTGACGGATGAGCGCCCCCAACAGGTAACTTTCTCTTTTTTCTAACAAAAATTAAAATTATATATGCGGACGTTTGTCCAAGTTTTCATGGATTGCTTTTTATGAAAATGGTGATGTGTTGGGATAGTATGACTGATTCCTGCTACCACGTGTTCATTTGTGCTGGATTTAGGAGGTTACTTTGCCTTCATTCGATCGCTTAGTGGTAGAAAGAGACAGGATTGTACATCAAGTGCCGCGGCAGGGTGGTAGAGATGTGAACGCAGAGACAGAGGTTACTCAGGTTAGTGGCTTTGCATTTTTCTTATGTACTGACATTGATGAACTCATATAACCGCATCTAGATCATTCCACGGAAAGCTATGTGTATTTTGTTCGACACTTCTAGTGTTTGGTTTTAGCCCCTGTTTGTTCTCCGCTTTTAATGTCATGAAACTTAATAACACTAGTGATGCCTACTAGCACGCCTTGTTACTAAAAGATACAGTACCCCATAATCTTTGATGTTCACTAGCATGAAAAATAGCAGTTCAGAACTTTGGTCCTGACTTTTGTTCAGTAGGCCAAAACATGAGCCCACAAGTTCGTTTAAAATTAACAGGCCATGCTTGCTCTACTCTCACATGAGTCATTTCTGCCACTCTTCCTCGTATTGTCTATCAGCATGTTTCAGACTTACCAGCAGGAGTAGGCATTTTTTCCAAATACCATCTAGTCTAGGCCTATGCTAAAAGGAAATTGTGCATAAGCTCTTAcataaaaaaaatcaaagaaaatttTATTGACCGACTGTATCATGAAGTATATGGGGTTACTTGAAGCAGACCAAATTGAGTTGAACAGTGTTTTTTTTTTGGTCAGCTTAAAGAAACATGGTGCACTCCTCACCATTGTCTTCTTCTGTGCCACCTCTCTTCGACCGAATAGGACAATATGGAAAACGCATACAGAAATAATTCAAGCCAGCAATTCAAACAGCTACAAACCATCCCATAGGGATGCCAAACAAAGTGATATATCAAAGAAGTAGTATATTTAATCTCTCCACCCTAGTCTCTTTCTTCATGATTATGAACTATGAAGGCTGTGAAAAGTATATGTTGTAGAATCAGTTAATACATTCTGTTATTATTTTTGCATAGATTACTAGTGTTTTCCGTTACAGCTTTGGATAATTTGAATCATTGATGTGTTATCCTTTACTCCTTTTTCTTCAGGATGTGCACGGAAAGAATTCCAAGGGCAATATAGACTTGCATCACCAAATTGATACTGAACATAAAGTTAAAGGTTAGTAGTGTCTGCAACACTGTTACATAAAGTTTAATTGAATATATGAGAATGCCATAATCAATTATGCACCAAATTCCATTCATGTAAGTGAACTTTTAGATATACATCATTTCgaaatgtttcaggaaaaatattATAATGTTGTAGGAAACCAGTTACCTGGACACTGAAAAATAGTTGGCCTTTTACTCAATTTGCTTCAGCACCTCACCATCTTCGCTGTTACTTGTTTCCAGTGCACGCCTTTTTGCCACTATATCTTAAAATAAACTATTAATACATAACTCTGAACAAATGCTGGTGTGTTTATCTAGGATGTGATGATAATTAACCATACTTTTTCTTCTAAGATCAAGCAATGTATGCGTTTGTAGTGTGTCTTCTCTACCCGATTCTCTTCTCATGATGTACTCATGTTTCAGTTGGTTACGCTGACCCACTAATTGGCACTGTATGCAGTTCTCCCCCCACCAAAAATTGAACAAGTGAAGCCAGTACCAGTTCCAGTTCCACCCAGAAAAGTATGATGGCTCTTATTTTGCTGTTTCTCTTTGTACATAAGTCATGCTTTACCTTCTGAAGCATAACTTCATTTTCCCATTAATATATACTTACTTTTTCTTACTTGAGCCCAAGCTGTAATTTTGTTACTCTTTTAAGAGAAGTACTGATGGTTTGGAGAATATATTGATGCCAGGATTTCAGTGACAACATGAGACGTCCCAGGGTCCCAAGTGCTGATGAATTGGAGAAGGCTAAGGCTTGTCAACTTGAATTCGGGAGTTACTGTCTCTGGTCCATTGAACACAAAGAAGTTATGAAAGATGCCATTGTAAAAAAACTAAAAGATCAGCTATTTGTGGCTCGATCTTACTACCCGAGCATTGCCAAACTTAAAGGAAAGGAGGCACTGACTCGTGAATTGAAGCAGAATATCCAAGAACATGAAAGGGTTCTAAGTGAATCCATTGTTGATGCTGATCTACCATCCTTGTGAGTATTTATTCGGCATGCTTGTTATTCTTCTTGACCCGTTTAGCATTTCATGGTTCCATCTTGTATGTTGAAATTATGACAACAGATCATTTATGCATTGCATGGGGTTGAAATGCTTTGTTACATCTTACATGTATATTTTTTCTTAGTGTTCATATTGAATTTGTATCCGGTATGGTTGACTGGGAAAGTACTATCAGTCATGACTGCATTTAATTGTTTGTTACTGAATGACACTTGACCTGCGCTTTCAGCATAAAAAAGAAGATAGAGAGGATGGACCGTGCAATAGCAAGAGCCAAATCATGCACTGTGGATTGTAACAATGTTGACAAAAAGCTTCGCCAGATACTTCATATGACGGACGATGAAGCTCATTTTCATATGAAGCAGAGTGCCTACTTATACAACCTTGGTGTTCACACGATGCCCAAAAGTCATCACTGTCTTAATATGAGGTTGACAGTAGAATATTTTAAATCAACTACATTGGATTCAGATGACTCTCCTGTCCATAAGTTTAATGTTCCAGATCATAGGCACTACGTTATATTATCTAAAAATGTGCTTGCCGCTTCCGTTGTCATCAACTCATCTGTTAGTAGTTCTGAGGTATGCAGGCAACTTATACTCTTTTGCTGATTGAACATCTTCTGGGTTTGGCATTGCTGATGTTCCTTTTGGTGTTTTGCAGGAGACCAGGAATGTAGTCTTTCATGTACTAACCGATGCTCAAAATTTCTATGCAATGAAGCATTGGTTTTCAAGAAATGCCTACAGAGAATCAGCTGTCAATGTCATTAACTACGAGCATATTATTTTGGAGAGTTTGCCAGATTTCAGCATGCAGCAGTTGTATATGCCTGAGGAATTCCGTGTTTTCATCAGTAGCTTTGAGCGACCTACCGAGAAATCTAGAATGGAGTATTTATCAGTGTTTAGTCACTCACATTTCTTTATTCCGGAAATATTTAAAGATTTAAAGAAGGTgattgtgttggatgatgatgtCATTGTTCAACGTGATCTCTctttcttgtggaatcttgatatGGGAGATAAGGTAAATGCCGCAGTCAAGTTTTGTGGCCTGAGACTGGGCCAACTAAGAAACCTTCTCGGCGAGGCAATGTACGATCCCCAGTCATGTGCATGGATGTCTGGGTTGAATGTCATTAATTTGGAAAAATGGAGAGAGTATAATGTTACAGAGAATTACCTGCAACTCCTGGAAAAGGTTGGTCTGTTGTCAGCCTGCTTTTATTTCAAGTTCTAAAGCATGCATTGTATTTTGTTTTGTTCCAATATTTCCAGCTATCATCATCCGTACTTGATATAGTGAGCAATTGTGATGCTATCTTAAACTCTTTACTTTCAGTCTATTTGAAAAATGCATGATTTGGGCCCATCTTGCATGAAGTGATTAGCTTATTTAGCACTTCTACTCTTATTCTATTACAGTTCCGGAACAATGACGATGAGGCCTCACTACGAGCTGCAGCTTTACCTATAAGCTTGCTTTCCTTCCAGAATCTTGTATATCCTCTTGATGAGAGGTTGACTTTATCTGGGCTTGGCTATCAGTACGGAATTGAAGAAAAAGTGATCCGAACTTCTGCATCGTTGCATTACAATGGTAATATGAAACCTTGGCTTGAATTGGGTATACCAAATTACAGGAAGTACTGGAAGAGGTTTCTGGCACGAGATGAGCGATTCATGGACGAGTGCAATGTAAGTCCATAGCATACTTTGAACCTGGAAACCAGAAGATTTGACTGACGGTAGATTGTTTTCGTCTACTGCTGTACTATATACCAAGAGGACAAGCACTTGGGAGTGAAAAAGACCAGGAAAGCAGTCATTAGCCATCAATTTTGACAGGGTAGATCCAACACCATCTGTTCATTGAATTAGTGAGCTTGATGGGTAGTTTTTCTGCAGT is a genomic window containing:
- the LOC123092240 gene encoding probable galacturonosyltransferase 7, whose translation is MKATAPPAKRRRGPRLAVLALVFCSLLVPIAFLFNRFPAVYVTDERPQQEVTLPSFDRLVVERDRIVHQVPRQGGRDVNAETEVTQDVHGKNSKGNIDLHHQIDTEHKVKVLPPPKIEQVKPVPVPVPPRKDFSDNMRRPRVPSADELEKAKACQLEFGSYCLWSIEHKEVMKDAIVKKLKDQLFVARSYYPSIAKLKGKEALTRELKQNIQEHERVLSESIVDADLPSFIKKKIERMDRAIARAKSCTVDCNNVDKKLRQILHMTDDEAHFHMKQSAYLYNLGVHTMPKSHHCLNMRLTVEYFKSTTLDSDDSPVHKFNVPDHRHYVILSKNVLAASVVINSSVSSSEETRNVVFHVLTDAQNFYAMKHWFSRNAYRESAVNVINYEHIILESLPDFSMQQLYMPEEFRVFISSFERPTEKSRMEYLSVFSHSHFFIPEIFKDLKKVIVLDDDVIVQRDLSFLWNLDMGDKVNAAVKFCGLRLGQLRNLLGEAMYDPQSCAWMSGLNVINLEKWREYNVTENYLQLLEKFRNNDDEASLRAAALPISLLSFQNLVYPLDERLTLSGLGYQYGIEEKVIRTSASLHYNGNMKPWLELGIPNYRKYWKRFLARDERFMDECNVSP